GCTGGCGGGTCCGCCGGCAAGACCAAAACTCGTTTCGCCCGTGACCCGCCGTCACAACCAGGCCGGCCGCGTTAACCATCCTTTCACCGGTTCAAGGTGGTGGTTTGAGACCGGCGACGGTACCCTCTTTTCTACGGCCCGTCCAATGCGGGCTGAGGAGGTCGATCGCGGCTGCTCACCACACGGTCGAGGCGGAACCTGAGCGTGGATTCGGCTGAAGCGACCCTGCGCACGCTCGGACTCCAGCTGCCGGAACCTCCAAAGGCGCTCGCCTCCTACGTGCCGGTCCAGCAGGTTGGGGAGCTGCTCTATACGTCGGGCGTCATCCCCAGCTGGAACGGCCAGGTCCAATTCCACGGCGTGGTGGGCGGCGATGTCAGCCTCAAGGACGGCACCAGGGCGGCAGAGATCTGTGCCCTCAACATCATGGCGCTCATCCGCCAGCATGCGGGATCGCTGGACCGGGTCGAGCAATTCGTCCAGCTCAGCGGCTTCGTCCGCTCGGCGCCCGGCTTCGAGGAGCAGCCGAAAGTCCTCAACGGGGCTTCCGACCTGATCTTCAAAGTGTTCGGGGAGCGGGGGCGGCACACCCGGCAAGCGCTGGGAACCAGCGAGCTGCCGCTCGGTGTGCCGGTCGAGATCTCGGCGATTATCCGCTTGCGGAGCTAAGCCGCCAGCGGCAGCCAGGCAGTGAAGGTCGCCCCCTGGCCGGGTTCGCTGGCCGCCTCGATCGTGCCCTGGTGCGCCTCGACGATCGACTTGGCGATGGCCAGGCCCAGCCCCGAGCCGCCCATCGACCGGTCGCGCGCCTTGTCCCCGCGGTAGA
This DNA window, taken from Candidatus Dormiibacterota bacterium, encodes the following:
- a CDS encoding RidA family protein, whose translation is MDSAEATLRTLGLQLPEPPKALASYVPVQQVGELLYTSGVIPSWNGQVQFHGVVGGDVSLKDGTRAAEICALNIMALIRQHAGSLDRVEQFVQLSGFVRSAPGFEEQPKVLNGASDLIFKVFGERGRHTRQALGTSELPLGVPVEISAIIRLRS